The Haloplanus sp. GDY1 genomic sequence CTCGACGGCACGCGACCGCCCCGCTCGATGGCGGAAGGTCGACGGCCCGCTGATCGTCCGCCGCGTCGTCTGGGAGGGGTGCGATGTCACGCTCGTCGCGTAGGGGGCAGGTCGAACCGCTGGCCGCACTCGTGGTGCTCCTGGCGGTGACCGGAGCCGTGACGACGTACGCTGCGGCGCTCGATGGCGTCGGTCGAGAGGCCGACAGGGACCTCGCGACGCCGACACTCGACCGCGTCGCGTCGGCGCTCGGAACCGGCGGCGTCGCCGATCCGAACCGGACGCGACGCGCCCACCGTGCCGGACCGTCGGGGTACCGCCTGAACGTCACCGTCGCCGCGGCGGGTCGGCGGTGGACGGCGGGACCGGCCCCGCCACGGGACGGGCGAGCCGACGCGGCGAGTCGGTCGATCGGCGTCCGCCTGGAGCCGGGACGGGTCCGTCCCGGTCGCCTCCGGGTGGAGGTGTGGACGTGACGAGTACCGTCCTCGACGGGGTACTCTGTCTGCTCCTGATCAGCGCCGCGGTGGTGACGGTGTCGACGGCGACGCCGCGGGAGCCGACGGGCGAGGGACGCGCCCCCGACGTGGCCTCGACGCTGGCGACGACGACGGCGACGGTGAACTACACGCTCACGCCACGCTCCGGGGCGACGAGCGTCGAGGTGCCGACCCGGGCGAGCGCACTCGACCGAACCGCCCACGGGACGCTGGCGGAACTCCTGGCGCGGGCCGCGGTCGGCCGCCTCGCCGTCGACGGGCGGCGGCTGTCACACGCCCGCGACGGTCTCACTCGGTCGGTCGTCCGTGCGGTCGGGGGGGCGATCCGCACCAACCACACGCGGATCACCGCGGTCTGGCGGCCGTCCCCCGACGCCTCGGTGCGCGGACGAGTCGTCGTCGGCGGGCGGCCGCCGCCGGACGTGCCGGTCCACGCCGCGACGATCACGGCGTCGAGCGGGCTCCCGAACGAGCGGAGTGCGGCCCGGGCCGC encodes the following:
- a CDS encoding DUF7285 family protein, producing MSRSSRRGQVEPLAALVVLLAVTGAVTTYAAALDGVGREADRDLATPTLDRVASALGTGGVADPNRTRRAHRAGPSGYRLNVTVAAAGRRWTAGPAPPRDGRADAASRSIGVRLEPGRVRPGRLRVEVWT
- a CDS encoding DUF7284 family protein; this encodes MDVTSTVLDGVLCLLLISAAVVTVSTATPREPTGEGRAPDVASTLATTTATVNYTLTPRSGATSVEVPTRASALDRTAHGTLAELLARAAVGRLAVDGRRLSHARDGLTRSVVRAVGGAIRTNHTRITAVWRPSPDASVRGRVVVGGRPPPDVPVHAATITASSGLPNERSAARAAADERGIEGVADAVAGGVVDGLFPPTRTRVAAGGRDGAVLRHRYRLAERRFGVEEHASLTDDGVDAANERLAAALSDRIERDLREADVPPRAAAEGVRVGRVRIVVRTWP